DNA sequence from the Acidimicrobiales bacterium genome:
CCTTCTCCTCCTGGAACGCCTCCCAGCCGCCGTTGTAGAGCGTGCCCTGGTGGTGGTGCTCGTCGATCTCGAGCACCGAGCGGATCGTGCGGGCCAGGAACGCCCGGTCGTGCGACACGATCGCCATCGCCGCCGGTGAGCGGGCCACGAACTGCTCCAGCCGGTCGAGCCCGTCGAAGTCGAGGTCGTTGGTGGGCTCGTCGAGCAGCAGGACGTCGTGCTGCGACAGCAGGATGCCGGCCAGCGACACCCGGGCCGCCTGGCCGCCGGAGAGGGTCGACATGTCCTGGTCGAGCACGACCTCGGGCAGGCCCAGGTCGGCGGCCACCTCGGCGGCCCGGACGTCGAGGTCGGCGCCGCCCAGCCGCAGCCAACGGTCGAACGCCAGCGCGTAGCGGTCGTCGGCCCCCGGTTCGCTCACCGCGAGGGCCAGGGTCGCCACCTCCAGCTCGACGGTGGCGGCGGCGACGCCGGTGCGTCGGGCCAGTGCGGCGCGCACCGGTTCTCCCGGGCGCCGCTCGGGCTCCTGGGGCAGGTAGCCGACGGTGGCGGTGGCCGGCGCCAGGGAGACCGACCCCTGGTCGGGCGCGATCGTGCCCGCCAGCACCTTCAGCAGCGTCGACTTGCCGGTGCCGTTGGGGGCCACCACGCCGAGCCGGTCGCCGGAGCCGATCGTGAGGTCGACGCGGTCGAGCACCGTCGCGGGCCCGAACGACACCGTGATGCCGCGCGCCACCAGGGAGACCAGGAGTTCGGGCACGCTCGACGGTACCCGTCGATAGCTTGCGGCCATGAACGACTTTCGACCGACCTCGACCCCGACCCTGTACGACTGGGCGGGCGGGCAGGCCGCGATCGAGCGGATGATCAACGCTTTCTACGACCGGGTCGAGCAGGACGACCTGCTGGGCCGGCTGTTCCCCGGTGGCGTGAGCGCCGAGCACCGCGACCACGTGACGACGTGGTGGTCGGAGGTCTTCGGTGGCCCGTCGCAGTACACCGACGAGCTGGGCGGCTACGAGCACATGCTGGGCAAGCACGAGGGGCTGGCGATCACCGCCGACCAGCGGCACCGCTTCGTGTCGTTGATGAGCCTCGCCGCCGACGACGCCGGGCTCCCCGACGACCCCGAGTTCCGCTCCGCCCTCCTCGCCTACCTGGAGTGGGGCACCCGGCTGGCGTTCGCCAACTCGCAGGCGGGCGCCGAGCTCGTCGAGCACGCTCCCGTCCCCCGCTGGGGTTGGGGCGAGGCGCCTCCGTACGAGGGGTAGCCGGTAGCCCGCGGCGCGGCCGCGGGCCGTCAGACCCGGATGTCGAGGCAGGTCAGCCGGTCGACGGCGTTGGTGGAGCCGTCCAGCTCGACGGAGGTCACGTCGCGGCGGCCGGCCAGCCACAGCAGGCACTCGCCGGGGGTGCCCCGGATCGTGACCGGCTCGCCCGGCCCGGAGCCTGTCAGCACCTGCCCGTCGGGCAGCTCCAGGCGCAGGGTCACGTAGCCCAGCAGGCCGTGCTGGTAGCGCAGGAGCCAGCGCAGGCAGGGGACGAGGTCCGGGTTCTCGTCGGTGGTGCGGACGGGCAGGTCGTTGGCCCGCCGGACGTCCTCGTGGTGGACCCACACCTCGAACAGGCCGACGGGGGCCACCGAGGGGCGGCGCAGCAGCCGGGGCGGGTCGCCCGACAGCCGCTCGACCGCGGTGTCGAAGCCGAGGCGGCGGAAGCGGCGGACGTCGCGCTGGTAGGTCGACCGGAACAGCTCGTTGAGCCGCCACCCGTAGCGGGCGACCACCACCCGGCCCACGAAGGTCGGCACCCCGGCGAGCTGCTCGGTGGCCACGACGTGGGCCGCCAGGTCGGTCGTGGTCCACGCCCCGGCGAGCGTCGGCCGGTCGGGCCCCACGTCGCGGAACGTCTGCGCCAGGCACCTCCGCTCGGTCACGAACGCACCACCCACGCTCGCCTCCGCCTCTCCCATACCGCCTCCCTACCCCGGGAGGCGCTCCGCACTCATCCCGGGGTCGTCGGACGCCGCCAGTAGGTGGACGCGGACGGGTCGGCGTCGTCCTCGGCGGGATCGACGGCCGAGAGGACGAACGTCCGCGTGCGGGGAGCGTCACCCGTCGTCTCCTCGGCGTTGTCCCGGGCCGCGACCATGGCGACGCCCAGCAGCTCGGCATCGTCGATGGGCTCTTCGACCAGCTCCTTCGGGGCCGGCGCCGGTCGAGCCTGCGGCGGCCGGGCGGTCCAGGGGACGACCTGCTGGAGGACGCTCTCGTAGAGCGCGTCGACCAGGCCAGTGACGCTCTGGATGAACCCGGGCGACCGGCCGCCGTTCTTGCGCTGCTGGCCCATCTCGGCCCGCCGGACGAGCCGGAAGCGGTGGATCTCGCGCCCGCCGGGATCCAGGAGGACGTCGCGGACCTCCCTCGCCTGCGCCAGGGTGGCCATGACGGGTTCACGGGATCGCAGCGGCCAGGCCTCGATCGACAGGTCGTCCGGGGCGTCCGGCGGCAGCTGGCGGAGGAGCCACGTGATCCGGGCGCGGCTGCCGCGGTCGGTCGGGGTGCCCACCTCGGTGCTGGCCGTGACCTGCCGGGCGCGGAGGTCGGCCACCAGCTGGATGTCGCCGGCCGAGCCGGGGATGCGGATGCTGGCGTCGAGGAGCCCGCTGGTCGTGAGCTGGTCGGCGAGGTACCCGGAGCGCACCTTGGGATCCGTCTGGGCTCGGGGGACCAGGGGTTGGACGTCCGCGGCGGTCCGTGAGCCGAGGCGGAGGGCGGCGAACCGCACGAGCTGGTCCCACCGGTGGGTGAGGTCACGCAGCTCCGGCGACGCCTTGCGCAGCGTCCCGGCGCGGGCGCTGTCCCGCACGGTGGCCCAGTTCGGCCCCATGTCGACGAAGTCCATGGCCCCCGACGCCGGGTGTTCCAGGTAGCGGATCAGCTCGCCGAGGATCCACGCCTGCTCGGGGTCGCTGACGCCCCGGTGGACCTTGGCGCGCACCGCCTGCACCAGCACCTCGGTCCACGAGTAGTGGGCGAGGCTGACCTTCGAGTTGGCCTTGACCCTGACGCCGTCGCACGGGTGCTCGCTGCCGATGCCGATCTCGTTGGAGATGGTGACGACGGCGTCGATGCCCTGGTCACGGGCAACGCTCACGTAGCTGTTGAGCTGGTCGGCGTCGAGCGTGTTGTGGCCGGTCTTCACCTCCACCAGGGCCTTCCACGACGAGGCGCCGTAGCGGACCTGCACGAGCCCGTCCGGCCGCACGACCGTGCCGTCGCCCAGCTTGAAGGTGGTCTCGATGAACGTCTCGACCGTCGCCTTCCGGGCGGCCGACGCACCGATCGGTGTCAGCAGCGCCAGGGAGAGGTCGCGCACGATCGTGAGGACCGCGAGGAGCGCGGACGTCGCCCGCATCTCCGCCTCGGTGGTGTTGGCGATCCCGCTCACGGGGATCAACCGCGCGACTTGGAACCCGTCCGCCATCTCGCCTCCGCCTTTCACACTTCTTTCGCCACTTCCGACAGTACGCCTCGGAAGCGCTGGATGCGCCCCGTCGCTCCGGTGGGCGTTGCCGGAGGGTGTCGCACGCCTCTTGCCATAGTGGCTACTATGGGCGTTGGGGGAACGCGATGGAACCATCGGCACCGGGTTGGTATCCCGACCCTTACGGCCGGCACGAGCGTCGGTACTGGAGTGGCGTCCGCTGGTCGCGCCACGTCGAGGACCACCGCCAGCGCACCACGGACCCTCTCGGCGAGCGCCCCTCGGATCACGTGTCGGTGCTCGGGGCGGAGCCGTCGCCTCGTCCCAGGACTTCCCGGGCCCGCAGGAGACGCAGCCCGGTGGGCTTCGTCGCTGCCGGCGTCGCCGTGGTGTTGCTCGGGGCGACGGCGTTCGTGCTGCTGACGCGGGGAGGTGACGACACGGTCGACCCGATGACCGAGGGGGAACCGCTCCTCGCGGCGGTCATGGACGCGCTGCACCAGCGCTCCGGTGGCACCTTGACCGACGCCGAGGCCTCGTGCATGGCCGACGAGCTCGTCGGCAGCGTCGGAGCCGATCGCCTCATCGAGCTCCGCGTGCTCGACGGTGCCGACCCGATGCTGGCCCTCGACGCACCCGAGAAGGAGGTCGCCTTCCCCCAGGCGTTCGACTGCCTCGACGACGCCGGCATGGTCGAGTTCATGTCGTCGACCATCTGGGCCCGGGAAGAGGCCGAAGGCCTGAGCCCGGAGGTCGCACCATGTGCCGTCCGGCGCTGGCTCGACGGCCTGGGACGTCAGCGGGTGATCTACCTGTACACGACGTTCGTACGCCCCGTACCGACCCCTATCAACGAGTCGCTGAACGAGAACGAGTGGGACTTCGTCGGCAATGCGATCAACAGCTGCGTCGGAGAGTCGTCCACCCCCGCGAGCGTTCAGGCGCCGGCAGGGTCAGGCGACGGGGTGGGTCTTGCGGGCGGCGGCTAGGTCCCGGTCGGCCTGGCGGGCCGCGGTGCGAGCGGACTTGGCGGTCTGTTGGGCGTCGTGGATCACGTTCCGGGCGGCCTTCACGTCGACCTCCGCCTGACGGAACGCCTGCTCGGCCGCGTCCAGGGCGGCGCGGGCGTCGGCGACGGCGCGGTCGGCGTCGTCGGCCTCGCGCCGGGCCTCCGAGGCGGCCGACTCCGCCACCTCCACCGCCTCCCGGGCCCGCCGGCGGGCGGCCAGGTCGACCGGGGCCGGGACGGGGGTGGACTCCTCCGGCTCCTCCTCGGTCCGCCGGGAGGCCACCAGTGCCGCCACCGCCGACGGCGACACCGGGAGCAGCGGCGGCGGGTTGGTGAGGACGTCGAGCGCCCCCGCCGTCGGGATCTCCCCCAGCTGCCCCTGCCGCAGCTCGGCGAACGCCACCTGGTCGGCCACCACCGCCAGCAGCGCCGGCCCGAGGGACGCCCGGTCGACGTTGACGCCCGCGGCCTTGGCGGCGCCGGCGGCGTTGGTGGCCACCGCCTGCACGGCGTCGCGCAGCGAACGGGTGGCGTCGCGCATGTCGCCCCGGCCCGCCTGGGCCTCGATCACCTCGTTGACCGCGGCCGCCAGTTGCTCGACGGCGTCGGGGTCGGCGTGGAAGCCGGCGTCGAGCGTCCAGGCCGGCCGGGACGCCTTGCGCAGCGCCTTCACCACCTTGGCGTCGTCCTGGCGGCCGGCTCCCCGCAGCCGGCGCACCAGCGCGTCCCGTTCGGCCACGAAGGTCTCCATCGGTCGGGCGTAGAGCAGGGTCTTCGCCTGGTCGATGTCGTCGGGCAGTTCGTCGGCTTCGTCGGCCATCGCGCCAGTCTGCCGCCCGGGCCCGTGGCAAGCTCTCCGCCATGGGAGCCGAAGCGCGCCTCGTCGAGCTGGGCATCGAGCTGCCACCGCTGCCGGTCGCACCGCCCGGCGTCCAGATCCCATTCGAATGGGTGCGGGTGGTGGACGACCGGGTGTTCGCCAGCGGCCACGGCGCCCTCGGTCCCGACGGTGCGCCCGTCGGTCCGTTCGGGCGGGTGCCGACGGAGGTGAGCCTCACCGACGCCCAGGCGTCGGCGCGGCAGGCCGGGTTGGCGCTGCTCAGCGGGGTCCGCCACGCCCTCGGCGGCGATCTCGACCGGGTGCGGGCGTGGCTCGTGGTCTCGGCCTTCGTGAACGCCGAGCCGGGCTACGGGCAGACGACAGCGGTCGCCAACCCCGTCTCCGCGCTGCTGCTCGACGTCTTCGGCGACGCCGGCCGGCACGCCCGCACGGCCATCGGCGTCGCGGCGCTGCCGCTGAACCTGCCGATCGTCGTCAGCGCCGAGCTGCTCGTGGGGTGAACCGCACCGACCGGCTCTACGCGCTCGTGGAAGAGCTGCGGGCCTTCGCTCCCCGGCCGCGCACCGCCCGCCAGCTCGCCGACCGGTACGAGGTCAGCGTCCGGACGGTCGAGCGCGACCTGAACGCCCTGCTCGAGGCCGGTGTCCCGATCTACGCCACGCCCGGGCCCGGCGGCGGCTACGCCCTCGACAAGTCGCACACGCTGCCGCCGGTCAACTTCACGCCCGAGGAGGCGACGGCGCTCGCCGTGGCGCTGGCGCGGCCGGGCGACTCGCCCTTCGCCGACGCCCTGCGGTCGGCCGTCCGCAAGGTGGTCGGGGTGATGTCGTCGCACGAGGCCGAGGCGGCGCAGCGGCTGGCGGGCCGCATCCGGCTGTTCCCCCACGAGAGCGACGTGCGCCAGCAGGCGGGTGGGGTCGTCGAGGACGCCATCCTCGGGATGCAGGTGGTGGAGATCGACTACCAGGACCGCAACGGCGCGGTGACCACCCGGGTGGTCGAACCCCTGGTCCTCGCCGGCGGGTCGGGGCAGACGTGGTACCTCGTCGCCTACTGCCGGCTGCGCCAGGACGAGCGGGCGTTCCGGCTCGACCGCATCGCCGACGCCCGCCTCACCGGCGAGACGGTGACGCAGGCCCGGCAGCCGACGATGCAGGGCTCGCCGCCGGCACGGATCCTGTCGCTGCTCGAGTGATCTCTTCGGGTTCCTCGGAATTCCCGACATAGGGCTGTCGCCGGGCGGGTCCACGGTGGTCGCATGGCAACCGACACGACCGACACGACCGACACCTCCGACCCCCTCACGCCCGGCGCTCCGGTGGGCTGGTTCGAGATCGGCACCGACGATCCCGAGTCGGCCCGTCGCTTCTACGGCGGCGCCTTCGGCTGGACGTTCGCCCAGGAGCAGTCGTACTCGGTGATCACCACCGGCCAGGGCCACCTGCTCCAGGGCGGCATCCAGGACACCACCGTGCCGCTGCCCGACGGCCAGCCGAGCTCCTACGCCGTGCCGTGCATCCAGGTCGGCGACGTCGCCGCCACCTGCGCCAAGGTCGAGGACCTCGGCGGCAAGGTGCTGGTCCCGGCCACCCCGATCCCGTCCGGCCTCGTCTACGGCTTCGTCACCGACCCCGCCGGCAACCGGATCGGCCTCTTCGCGCCTCCTCCGCTCACCTGAGCAAGGATGGGTGGATGCCGAGTGACTTCGCGTTGAAGACGATGAACGCCGTGCACAAGGGCGTGCTGAAGGTGAGCGGCGGCCGCCTCGGTTGGCAGGCGGGCGGCATGCCGGCGCTGGAGCTGACGACCACCGGTCGCAAGAGCGGCCGGCCCCACACGGTGATGCTGACGTCACCGGTGCAGGACGGCGACACCATCGTGGTGGTGGCGTCGCGGGGCGGCGACGACCAGCACCCCGCCTGGCTCCTCAACGTGCGCGACAACCCCGACGTCGAGGTCGCCTACAACGGCGGCGCCAAGCAGGCGATGACGGCGAAGGTCGCCGACGCCGAAGAGCGTGGTCGCCTGTGGCCGCAGGTCACCACCAGCCAGAAGCGCTACGCCGGCTACCAGACCAAGACCGACCGCGAGATCCCCCTCGTCCTGCTCACGCCTTAACCCCCGGGTTCGTAGTCCCCGGGGTTGGGCGGCAGGACCGGCCCATCGACCGGCTCGTCCTCGTCCTCGTCGCCGACCTCGGGCGGAAGCCGGTGGCCGACCTCGAACCCGCTGAGCGACCCACCGACGCGGACGACCGCGGCGTCGGCCATCAACCGGAGGGCCAGGCCGAGCCCGACGCCGATCACCGGTAGCACCAGCACCCCGTAGCTCCGGGAGAACTGGTCGGCGCGGTCGGCGGCCGAGACGTCTCTCTCGTCGCCGAACTCCGGGAAGGCGCTCAGGAACTCGATCGGGATCATCTCCTGCTGGGTGCGCACGATCGCCCACAGTGCGGCCGCCACGCCGACGATCCCGACGACCACCAGCACGGTTCCGGCGGTGCGGGTGAACCCGGCCGCCCGGACCAGCATCGTCCGGTTGGCCCATGCGATGTCCTCGGCCGTGATGGTGTTCTCGTCGTCGTCCGTCACGGCCGAGATCCTTGCAGTCAGTGGGTGATCGAGAAGCCCAGAGCCACGGCCGCTCGATAAGCATGCGGGAAGTCAACCGCGCCCCTGCCATCATCCGGGTTCGATGCTCCGCCATGAGGTGACCACCGTCGACCACCGGGCCACCGACGTCGCCACCGCGATCGTCGACGTGCAGCGGGCGGCGTACCAGGTCGAGGCCGAGCTCATCGGCTACGACCGGATCCCGGGCCTCGTCGAGACCGCGGCCGACGTGGCGGCCCTGGACCTGACGATCCTCGGCGTCCACGACGACGGACGGCTCGTCGGCCTGGTCGGCTACACCCGCGGCGACGATGTCGTCGAGATCGAGCGGTTGGCCGTGGCCCCCGCCCAGTTCCGCCGAGGGGTCGGACGGGCCCTCGTCGCCGCCGTCCACGAGCGCGAGGTCGACGCCACGCGCTTCGAGGTGTCGACCGGCGCCGCCAACACTCCGGGGGTCGGGCTCTACACGGCGCTCGGCTACCGGCGGGTCGACACGCGGGTGCTCGACGGCTGCCCCGTGGTGTTCCTCGTGCGGGCTCCGGGCTCAGGAGGGCGGTAGGCCGAGGGCGTCGAGGACGACGGCGCCCGGGAGGCGGGCGAGGAGGGCGCCCGGGAGCAGGAGCTTCGAGTCGCGCCGGCCGCTGCCCACCACCACCTCCTCGGACGCGGCGACCGCGACGTCGACCAGCAGGCTCCAACTCGACGGCAGGCCCACCGGCGTGATGCCGCCGTACTGCATGTCGGTCTCGGCGACGGCCACGTCCATCGGGGCGAACGACACCTTGCGGGCGTCGAGCTGCCGCCGCACCAGGCCGTTGACGTCGGCCCGGGTGGTCGCCAGCACCACGCAGGCGGCCAGCCAGCGCTCACCGCCCCGCTTGGCGGCGACCACCACGCAGTTGGCCGACACGTCCAGGCCCACCTGGTAGGTCTTGCAGAACGCCGCGGTGTCGGCCAGGTCCGGGTCGATCGCCGCCACCCGCACCGACCCGGCGGCCTCGTCGTCGAGCTGCGAGAGCGCGGTGACCGTGGGAGCCGCCAGGAGCTCGGGGTGTGCCGTCGCGGGAAGCCAATCGAGGGTGCCGACCATGCGCCTACTTTGCCGCACGGATAGACACGGGCCCATGGCCGCTCCCACCTGGCTCGACGAGATCGAGCCGGCGACGAGCCCGCCGTTCGTCCGGATGGGCACCCGGGGGCTCGGGCAGAACCCGTGGCTCCTCGGCGGCGACGACGTGCCGGGCCAGCTCGAGGAGAAGCGCCACATCCTCGCCGCGCACCACCACGAGGTGGTCGCCGCCATCGACGGCACCGAGGCCGCCGCCGCCGAGCTGCTCGCCGCCATCCAGCCCCAGGCCCAGCCCGAGCCCGAACCCGGAGCAGCCGACCGGCACCCGATCGACGCGGCGGGGCGGCTGGTGGCGGAGGACCTGTGCCTGCTGGTCGAGCGGGACGGGCGGTGGGTGCTGGGGGCCGGGTCGCTGAGCTTCCCCTCGCACTGGCGCCTGCGCGACAAGCTCGGCCTCCCCCTCGCCCAGGTCCACGACCCGGTGCCCGACTATTCCGCCGAGCTGGCCGACAAGGTCGACCGCTTCCTCGACCGGCTCCGCCCCGGCCGGGAGCGCGGCGTGTGGCGCCGCAACTGGACCGTGCACCACGAGCCCGACCTGTACGCCCCCGAGGTCCCGCCGCCGCCCGACCCGCCCGTCACCCAGGACGAGGCGCCCCACCGCCTGTGGCTGCGCAGCGAGCGCCAGACCCTCACCCGCCTGCCCCACACCGGGGCGATCGTGTTCACCATCCGCACCCAGCAGGTCCCCCTCGGCGCCGTCGCCGAACGCCCCGCCCTCCGGGCCCGACTGGCCGAGGCCGTCGCCGCCTGGCCGCCGCACCAGGTCGCCTACCGGGGCGGCGAGGCGATCCGCCGACCCCTCCTCGCCTGGCTGCGCAGCGACACCGACTGACCACCGTCTGACCCGCCGACCACTTCGGCACTATCCGTGGTGATTCAACCACTCCTTGTTACGCTCCCGGCCCGTGGACACTGTCGAGCTGATCCTCCACGGCGCGGTGGTCATCGGTTGCATCTACATGGGTGTCCGCGCCGGGGGAGCGGGGCTCGGCATCTGGGGCCTGGTCGGCGTGTTCATCCTGGTCTACGGGTTCCAGCTGGCCCCCGCGGCCCCGCCGACCGACGCGGTCTTCATCATCATCGCCGTCATCACGGCGGCGTCGGCGATGCAGGCCGCCCGGGGGACCGACTGGATGGTCGCCCAAGCCGCGAGAGCCATCCGGGGCCGGCCCAAGTCGGTCACCTACATGGCGCCGCTGATGGCGTTCCTGTTCACCGTCGGCGCCGGCACGGGCTTCATCTACTACCCCCTGCTCCCCGTCATCTACGACGTGTCGTACCGGCAGAAGATCCGCCCCGAGCGCCCGCTGGCGATGTCGTCGCTGGCCTCGCAGGTCGGCATCCTCGCCAGCCCGGTGTCGGCCGCCACCGCCGCCCTGGTCACGTCGTTCGAGAACGCCAACTTCGACTTCAGCCTCACCAAGGTGCTGATCGTCATGTGGCCGGCGTGCCTGATCGGCCTGGCGGTCGGCGCCTTCGTGATGACCCGCTACGGCAAGGAGCTGGAGGACGACCCGATCTACCAGCAGCGCCTGGCCTCCGGTCAGCTCCAGGAGCCCGACACCAACGACATCGACACCAAGGCCCTGCCGCCCACCGCCAAGCGGGCCGCCCTCATCTTCCTGGCCGGTGTGGCGTTCATCATCATCACCGGGCTCTTCGAGGGGCTGCGCCCGGTGGTCGGCACCGGCGACGACGCCACCCGGGTGTCGGTGACCATCACCATCCAGGTGGTGATGGGCGTGGTGGCGGCCTTGATCCTGCTGGTCGCCAAGGCCAAGGGCGGCGACGTGGCCAAGCAGCCGACGTTCACCTCGGGCATGACCGGCGCCATCGCCCTGTTCGGCCTCTCCTGGCTGGCCTCGACGTTCGTGCTGGCCCACCAGACGGAGATCAACGACGCTCTGGGCGACGTGGTGGAGGACTACAAGATCCTCTTCGCCCTGGCGCTGTTCATCGTGGGTGCGCTCACCACGAGCCAATCGGGCACCACCAACGCCATCGTGCCGGTGGGCCTCAGCCTGGGCCTCAGCCCGGCGCTGGTCACGGCGATGTGGCCGGCGGTGATGGGCATGTACTTCCTCCCGGCCAACGGGTCGCAGATCGCCACCGTCGCCTTCGACCAGACCGGCACGACCCGCATCGGCAAGTACGTGCTCAACCACTCGTTCATGGTGCCGACGCTGATCTTCGTGGTCGTCGCCGTCGCCGTCGGCTTCGTCCTCTCGCCGCTGGTCTGACGTGGACGACACCGCACTGGCGCTCGGCGCCCTCAGCCCCTTCGAGCTGCAGGACGAGCTCGGTCGCTACGCCGCCAAGGCCGACGTGCCCGAGGTGCTCGACGCCGGCAAGGGGCAGCCCAACTGGCTGGCGACCACGCCCCGGCACGCGTTCCACCTGCTCGGGCAGTTCGCGCTCGGGGAGGCGGAGCGTGGTGTCCACAGCCCCGACGCCGGCTGGTACCCGGAGCTCGACGGCATCGCCGAGCGCCTGACGGACTACGTCGACAAGCAGGACGATGCACCCGGCGCCATGCTGCTGGGCGCGGTCGTCGACCACGGCGTGACCGCGCTGGGCTTCGACCCCGAAGCCTGGGTGGCGGAGCTGGTGGTCGGGATCCTCGGCGATCGCTACCCGCAGCCGCACCGGATGCTCACCCACGTCGAGCAGCTGGCCCACCAGTACCTGCTGGTCACCCACGGTGTCCCGGCGTCGGCCCCGGGCCGCTTCCGCCTGTTCGCCACCGAGGGCGCGGCGGCGGCGATGAGCTACTGCTTCCAGAGCCTGCGCCGCAACGGCCTGGTCGGCCCGGGCGACAAGGTCGCCATCGGCACCCCGGTCTTCAGTCCCTACCTGCAGATCCCGAACATGGCCGAGTTCGGGTTCGAGATCGTGCACGTCGAGGCCGACCAGTCGGCCGGCTGGCAGTATCCGATGGGTGAGCTCAGCAAGC
Encoded proteins:
- a CDS encoding VOC family protein; its protein translation is MATDTTDTTDTSDPLTPGAPVGWFEIGTDDPESARRFYGGAFGWTFAQEQSYSVITTGQGHLLQGGIQDTTVPLPDGQPSSYAVPCIQVGDVAATCAKVEDLGGKVLVPATPIPSGLVYGFVTDPAGNRIGLFAPPPLT
- a CDS encoding YbaK/EbsC family protein; the encoded protein is MVGTLDWLPATAHPELLAAPTVTALSQLDDEAAGSVRVAAIDPDLADTAAFCKTYQVGLDVSANCVVVAAKRGGERWLAACVVLATTRADVNGLVRRQLDARKVSFAPMDVAVAETDMQYGGITPVGLPSSWSLLVDVAVAASEEVVVGSGRRDSKLLLPGALLARLPGAVVLDALGLPPS
- a CDS encoding group II truncated hemoglobin is translated as MNDFRPTSTPTLYDWAGGQAAIERMINAFYDRVEQDDLLGRLFPGGVSAEHRDHVTTWWSEVFGGPSQYTDELGGYEHMLGKHEGLAITADQRHRFVSLMSLAADDAGLPDDPEFRSALLAYLEWGTRLAFANSQAGAELVEHAPVPRWGWGEAPPYEG
- a CDS encoding maleylpyruvate isomerase family mycothiol-dependent enzyme, with product MGEAEASVGGAFVTERRCLAQTFRDVGPDRPTLAGAWTTTDLAAHVVATEQLAGVPTFVGRVVVARYGWRLNELFRSTYQRDVRRFRRLGFDTAVERLSGDPPRLLRRPSVAPVGLFEVWVHHEDVRRANDLPVRTTDENPDLVPCLRWLLRYQHGLLGYVTLRLELPDGQVLTGSGPGEPVTIRGTPGECLLWLAGRRDVTSVELDGSTNAVDRLTCLDIRV
- a CDS encoding DUF3445 domain-containing protein produces the protein MAAPTWLDEIEPATSPPFVRMGTRGLGQNPWLLGGDDVPGQLEEKRHILAAHHHEVVAAIDGTEAAAAELLAAIQPQAQPEPEPGAADRHPIDAAGRLVAEDLCLLVERDGRWVLGAGSLSFPSHWRLRDKLGLPLAQVHDPVPDYSAELADKVDRFLDRLRPGRERGVWRRNWTVHHEPDLYAPEVPPPPDPPVTQDEAPHRLWLRSERQTLTRLPHTGAIVFTIRTQQVPLGAVAERPALRARLAEAVAAWPPHQVAYRGGEAIRRPLLAWLRSDTD
- a CDS encoding RidA family protein, with translation MGAEARLVELGIELPPLPVAPPGVQIPFEWVRVVDDRVFASGHGALGPDGAPVGPFGRVPTEVSLTDAQASARQAGLALLSGVRHALGGDLDRVRAWLVVSAFVNAEPGYGQTTAVANPVSALLLDVFGDAGRHARTAIGVAALPLNLPIVVSAELLVG
- a CDS encoding YafY family protein, producing the protein MNRTDRLYALVEELRAFAPRPRTARQLADRYEVSVRTVERDLNALLEAGVPIYATPGPGGGYALDKSHTLPPVNFTPEEATALAVALARPGDSPFADALRSAVRKVVGVMSSHEAEAAQRLAGRIRLFPHESDVRQQAGGVVEDAILGMQVVEIDYQDRNGAVTTRVVEPLVLAGGSGQTWYLVAYCRLRQDERAFRLDRIADARLTGETVTQARQPTMQGSPPARILSLLE
- a CDS encoding nitroreductase/quinone reductase family protein, which encodes MPSDFALKTMNAVHKGVLKVSGGRLGWQAGGMPALELTTTGRKSGRPHTVMLTSPVQDGDTIVVVASRGGDDQHPAWLLNVRDNPDVEVAYNGGAKQAMTAKVADAEERGRLWPQVTTSQKRYAGYQTKTDREIPLVLLTP
- a CDS encoding anaerobic C4-dicarboxylate transporter family protein, encoding MDTVELILHGAVVIGCIYMGVRAGGAGLGIWGLVGVFILVYGFQLAPAAPPTDAVFIIIAVITAASAMQAARGTDWMVAQAARAIRGRPKSVTYMAPLMAFLFTVGAGTGFIYYPLLPVIYDVSYRQKIRPERPLAMSSLASQVGILASPVSAATAALVTSFENANFDFSLTKVLIVMWPACLIGLAVGAFVMTRYGKELEDDPIYQQRLASGQLQEPDTNDIDTKALPPTAKRAALIFLAGVAFIIITGLFEGLRPVVGTGDDATRVSVTITIQVVMGVVAALILLVAKAKGGDVAKQPTFTSGMTGAIALFGLSWLASTFVLAHQTEINDALGDVVEDYKILFALALFIVGALTTSQSGTTNAIVPVGLSLGLSPALVTAMWPAVMGMYFLPANGSQIATVAFDQTGTTRIGKYVLNHSFMVPTLIFVVVAVAVGFVLSPLV
- a CDS encoding GNAT family N-acetyltransferase, translating into MLRHEVTTVDHRATDVATAIVDVQRAAYQVEAELIGYDRIPGLVETAADVAALDLTILGVHDDGRLVGLVGYTRGDDVVEIERLAVAPAQFRRGVGRALVAAVHEREVDATRFEVSTGAANTPGVGLYTALGYRRVDTRVLDGCPVVFLVRAPGSGGR